A single genomic interval of Chrysemys picta bellii isolate R12L10 chromosome 8, ASM1138683v2, whole genome shotgun sequence harbors:
- the SMIM32 gene encoding small integral membrane protein 32 has translation MYSELLNSTSATEAHLIIQTNTPYLNSTQRPVSSSAFYMSTARVLKEGEINKPDLVTYVVLFFFLLLTVIIIVLFINCQLKNSFFATLPYDRSLRETRSTWRTQAV, from the coding sequence ATGTATAGTGAATTGTTAAATTCAACCAGTGCCACTGAAGCTCACCTAATCATTCAGACCAACACCCCCTACCTGAACAGCACGCAGAGACCAGTAAGCTCCTCCGCGTTTTATATGTCAACAGCCAGGGTGTTAAAAGAAGGGGAAATAAATAAGCCAGATCTGGTGACTTACGTTGTTCTGTTTTTCTTCCTGCTTTTGACTGTGATAATAATTGTGCTCTTTATTAACTGTCAGTTGAAAAATTCTTTTTTTGCTACTCTACCTTATGACAGATCACTCAGAGAAACAAGGAGTACATGGAGGACGCAAGCTGTCTAA